GCCGGGCTAGCCCTCGGGGGCGGGCCGGAGATGCTGGTGCACCTCGCCGCGTTCGCCAACGAGACAGACTCCTACGGCTTCTCCCAGATGGCGCGCGTGCTCGCCCCGGAGAGACCCGCCATCGCCGACACGAGGTCGAGCTGGTTCCGCGAGCACGGCCTCGGAGGAGTGCTCGCCCTGCTCGACGACATCCACGACGTGAGCACCCTTGGGGGCGACCTGAAGACGCTTCTGCCCGATCCTCCCCCACCCACCCCGCCGGAGCGCACCTCGCCGCGTATACTGTTCGTCTCCGCCCGCGGTTCGGGGACCGAGACCGTCGCGCTGGTGCCGAGGGAGAGAGACGAGGTGCTCGGCTGGTGCAGGACCTTCACCTCCGAAGAGGCGGCGGCCGCGGCGGTGCGCGAGGGGGAGCTCGAGGAGGGAGACATCCTGGTCGTGCAGGGGTGCGGACCGCACGGAGGGCCCGGGCTCCTGCGGCTGGACGAGCTGGGGCGGGCCATAGAGGAGAGCGGGGAGGAGGTGCCGGTCTTCACCGACGGGCTGCCGCCCGAGGGGGCCGGTCCGCTCTGGTTCTCGCTCACAACGCCGGAGGCTTCCGAGGAGGGCATGATCGGCCATTTGCAGGACGGTGACTACATACGCTTCGACCTGCGCGAGGAGCGCATCCGCGTCGGGGTGAAGGCTCACGACCTCGAGCTGCGCACCAGCCCGGTCGAGTCCTGGATGTCCGGCAGCGGTTACGCCGCGCGCTACTCTCGCTCGGCGCTCCCGCCGCTCGAAGGGGCAGGATTTGATTAGCCGGCGGTTCCAGGAGGGGGGGGCCGGAGCGGACGGGAAGGTGGGGCCCGCGCCCGAGGAGAGGGTGCACGGAGAGGCGGGGCGCGCGGCGATCATGGGCATCCTCAACGCCACCCCGGATTCGTTCTACGACAGGGGCCGCTACTACGGGCTCGAAAAAGGGGTCGAGCGGGCGCGCCAGCTCATCGCCGAAGGGGCGGACATCCTGGACATCGGCGGGGTTAAGGCCGCGGCGGGACCCCCGCTCCCGGTCGAGGAGGAGCTGCGGCGGGTCGTCCCGCTCGTCGAGCGGGTGCGCGAGATCAGCCCGGTCCCCATCTCCATCGACACCTTCACGCCGGAGGTCGCGCGCGAGGCGCTCGAGCGCGGGGCGGACATCATCAACGACACCTCGGGGCTCGCAGATCCGCGCCTGGTGGAGGTGGTGGCGGAGGCCGGGGCGAGGGTCGTCATCATGCACCGGGCGAGCCCACCGCGGGTCAAGGTGCCGCTGCCGCGCTACGGCGACGTGGTTCGGGAGGTCGTCGAGTTCCTGCGCGGCCGGATCGAGGTGGCGCTCGCCGGCGGCATCGCCCGGGAGAACATCATCGTCGACCCCGGGCTGGACTTCGACAAGAGCGCCCACCACTCGCTCGAGCTCCTGCGCCGGTTGCCGGAGATAAAGGCGCTGGGATACCCGGTGCTCCTCGCCGTGAGCCGCAAGGACTTCATCGGGGAGGTGCTCGAGGTGCCGGTCGAGGAGCGGCTCGCGGGGACGGCCGCCGTGACCGCGCTCTCGGTCGCTGCGGGGGCTGACATCGTACGGGTGCACGACGTGGGCTTCATGCGTCAGGTGGCGCGCATGGCCGAGGCCATAGTGGGAGCGGGGGACGATCGGTGAGGGAACCCGCCCTGCGGCTTTACCCGGCGCCCGGCGGGGAGGTGGACCCCGGGAGCATCTACGCGGACCTCGATCTCCCCGCTGGAGACCCCTACCTGGTCTTCACGATGGTCAGCACCGTCGACGGCAAGGCCGCCCAGGGAGGGAGGGCCAACCCGATCGGGTCCGACCTGGACCATCTGCTCATGCGGCGTATCCGCTCGGCGGTGGACGCGGTGATGAGCGGGGCCGGGACGCTGCGTGCCGAGGGCGTGGACCTCGGCGTGCCGGAGGAGATGGCCCGGAAGAGGGTTTCCTCGGGGCTCCGCGAGCAGCCGCTGCAGGTGATCGTCACGGGCAGCGGCGAGCTGCCGCTCGAGCGCAGGATTTTTCGGGAGGCCGGAGACGACCTCCTCGTCATCGTCTCGGAGGCGACCCCTGAGGAGAAGGTCAGGGAGATCTCACGCCGGACGACCGTCCGCCGCGTGGCGGGGGATCCCGAGCCCGAGGTGCAGGAGGTGGTGGGGCTTCTCCGCCGCGAGTTCGGTGTCCGGCGGCTCGCCGTCGAAGGCGGCCCGCGCCTCAACCACTCGCTCGTCGCGGCGGGGCTCGCCGACGAGCTCTTCCTCACTCTCGCGCCGAAGGTGATAGGGGGATCCTCGGTTCCCACCATCGTCGCGGGGGAGGAGTTGCCTGAGGATGAGGTCGCCCGCCTTCGGCTCCTCTCGGTCTACCTGCAGGGCAGCGAGCTCTACCTCCGCTACCGCTTCACCGGAGGAGAAGGAAACAGCTTGTAGAGAGCCTGCTCCAATATGTAGCTTTCGGGGGAGGTTGTGTCTAAAATAGCCGTCGAGGAAGTCGCGGCAGAGAGGAGCCTTGAGAAGACCATGATGAGCAAGTACCGTCTGATGTCGCCCGGTCCCACCCCGATCCCGCCGGAGGTCTCGGCGACGGGTGCGCTGCCGATCATCCACCACCGCACCCCGGAGTTCGGTGAGGTCTTCAC
This genomic stretch from Rubrobacter naiadicus harbors:
- a CDS encoding RibD family protein: MREPALRLYPAPGGEVDPGSIYADLDLPAGDPYLVFTMVSTVDGKAAQGGRANPIGSDLDHLLMRRIRSAVDAVMSGAGTLRAEGVDLGVPEEMARKRVSSGLREQPLQVIVTGSGELPLERRIFREAGDDLLVIVSEATPEEKVREISRRTTVRRVAGDPEPEVQEVVGLLRREFGVRRLAVEGGPRLNHSLVAAGLADELFLTLAPKVIGGSSVPTIVAGEELPEDEVARLRLLSVYLQGSELYLRYRFTGGEGNSL
- a CDS encoding dihydroxy-acid dehydratase, producing MRIGVPGPEDSGLSEAVAEAGGEPVPVSLPSFSPRGGVALRREWVADWVEAACEALRVEALLLEADRNEDLAGLLLAALRLDIPAVLASSPSTPLSAALAALGFWTFGGEPVGALLSEPPRSRGLVDSFSLSNALHAGLALGGGPEMLVHLAAFANETDSYGFSQMARVLAPERPAIADTRSSWFREHGLGGVLALLDDIHDVSTLGGDLKTLLPDPPPPTPPERTSPRILFVSARGSGTETVALVPRERDEVLGWCRTFTSEEAAAAAVREGELEEGDILVVQGCGPHGGPGLLRLDELGRAIEESGEEVPVFTDGLPPEGAGPLWFSLTTPEASEEGMIGHLQDGDYIRFDLREERIRVGVKAHDLELRTSPVESWMSGSGYAARYSRSALPPLEGAGFD
- the folP gene encoding dihydropteroate synthase; its protein translation is MISRRFQEGGAGADGKVGPAPEERVHGEAGRAAIMGILNATPDSFYDRGRYYGLEKGVERARQLIAEGADILDIGGVKAAAGPPLPVEEELRRVVPLVERVREISPVPISIDTFTPEVAREALERGADIINDTSGLADPRLVEVVAEAGARVVIMHRASPPRVKVPLPRYGDVVREVVEFLRGRIEVALAGGIARENIIVDPGLDFDKSAHHSLELLRRLPEIKALGYPVLLAVSRKDFIGEVLEVPVEERLAGTAAVTALSVAAGADIVRVHDVGFMRQVARMAEAIVGAGDDR